In Drosophila simulans strain w501 chromosome X, Prin_Dsim_3.1, whole genome shotgun sequence, one DNA window encodes the following:
- the LOC6725092 gene encoding pyruvate dehydrogenase phosphatase regulatory subunit, mitochondrial, which produces MWKLLQRSGNAVSVLPRRRCSPGLSDAVRLSSSQMDSADERVLRKRKFQPQQAADLSEELAGQLPVKSRVVICGGGITGASVAYHLGLSGWGGETLLVEQDRVGGELPWTACGLAGRFEPSYTELKLAEYSIDLIKRLAENGLPTGWRPVGSLNLARSWDRMTAFNRMKSQALAWGMHCEILSPEQCAQHCELLSLDGIEGGLWIPEDGVCDPQLVCQAYMTEAQRLGVRIVEHCAIKKIHSEHGKVRSVETTAGDVECEYFVNCTGFWAREVGTLSKPVVKVPLKAVEHHYLHTKPIEGLSPNTPFVRDFDGRIFFRECEGHILAGGFEREAKMVYEDGVIPLSQTARQHPPDWDHFHELLDALLLRVPSFRDATLDRLTNSLQVFSPDCKWILGEAPEIQNYYVAAGNKTMGVSASGGIGRVLTDLITKGSTYLDLHILDISRFLGLHNNRKFLRDRCKEAPGKHFEINYPFEEFQTGRNLRMSPIYPQLKEAGAVFGQSMGYERPNYFDQQDKHDEFGLPRFRIAQTRTFGKPPWFDHVASEYRACRERIGIADYSSFTKYDFWSKGNEVVDLLQYLCSNDVDVAVGSIIHTGMQNPNGGYENDCSLARLSERHYMMIAPTIQQTRSMCWIRKHMPNHLRAKVNVADVTSMYTAICILGPYSRILLSELTDTDLTPKSFPFFTYKELDVGLADGIRVLNITHTGELGYVLYIPNEYALHVYSRLYQAGQKFNIQHAGYYATRALRIEKFYAFWGQDLDTFTTPLECGRSWRVKFNKPIDFIGRNALLKQREEGVKRMYVQLLLNDHDHEVDMWCWGGEPIYRDGVYVGMTTTTGYGYTFEKQVCLGFVRNFDDEGRELPVTNEYVLSGHYEVEVAGVRFEAKVNLHSPNLPTKFPDREREAYQATRDKPDQADLLSYGGLTTVKGTGIPTDGHGL; this is translated from the exons ATGTGGAAACTGCTGCAGCGTTCGGGGAATGCAGTTTCTGTACTTCCCAGACGGAGGTGTTCACCTGGCCTTTCGGATGCAGTGCGCCTATCTAGTAGCCAGATGGATTCGGCTGATGAACGGGTCCTGCGGAAGCGGAAGTTTCAGCCGCAACAGGCGGCGGATCTCAGCGAGGAACTGGCCGGTCAGCTGCCCGTCAAATCCCGGGTGGTCATCTGTGGCGGCGGCATCACCGGCGCCTCGGTGGCCTATCACCTCGGACTGAGCGGATGGGGTGGCGAAACGCTGCTCGTGGAGCAGGATCGCGTAGGTGGTGAGCTGCCCTGGACCGCCTGCGGATTGGCGGGTCGCTTCGAACCTAGCTACACGGAACTCAAGCTGGCCGAGTACTCCATAGATTTGATCAAGCGACTGGCGGAGAACGGGTTGCCCACGGGATGGCGGCCAGTGGGTAGCCTGAATCTGGCCCGAAGTTGGGACCGCATGACCGCTTTCAATCGCATGAAATCGCAGGCCCTGGCGTGGGGCATGCATTGCGAAATCCTTTCGCCAGAGCAGTGCGCCCAGCACTGTGAACTGCTCTCCTTGGACGGCATCGAAGGTGGCCTTTGGATACCTGAAGACGGGGTCTGTGATCCGCAACTCGTTTGCCAGGCCTACATGACCGAGGCCCAGAGATTGGGAGTCCGCATAGTCGAACACTGTGCCATCAAGAAGATCCACAGCGAGCATGGCAAGGTGAGGAGTGTGGAGACGACCGCTGGCGATGTGGAGTGCGAGTACTTTGTGAACTGCACGGGCTTCTGGGCACGCGAGGTTGGCACTTTGTCCAAGCCGGTGGTTAAAGTGCCGCTCAAGGCGGTGGAGCACCACTATCTGCACACGAAACCCATCGAGGGGCTCAGTCCGAACACGCCCTTCGTCAGGGATTTCGATGGACGCATCTTCTTTCGAGAGTGTGAAGGTCACATTCTCGCAGGCGGCTTCGAGCGCGAGGCGAAGATGGTGTACGAAGATGGAGTGATTCCCCTGTCGCAGACAGCTCGCCAACATCCGCCGGATTGGGATCACTTTCACGAGCTGCTCGATGCCCTGTTGCTGAGGGTTCCCTCCTTTAGAGATGCCACGTTGGATAGGCTCACAAACTCGCTGCAGGTATTCTCTCCCGACTGCAAGTGGATCCTAGGGGAAGCACCTGAAATCCAAAATTACTATGTAGCCGCTGGCAACAAGACAATGGGTGTGTCGGCATCCGGAGGCATTGGACGCGTCCTCACCGATCTAATAACCAAGGGCTCTACTTACCTCGACCTGCACATCCTGGACATCAGCCGGTTTCTGGGGCTGCACAATAACCGAAAGTTCCTGCGAGATCGCTGCAAGGAGGCGCCGGGCAAGCACTTCGAAATCAACTACCCCTTCGAGGAGTTTCAGACCGGTAGGAACCTGCGCATGTCGCCCATCTACCCGCAACTCAAGGAGGCGGGCGCAGTTTTTGGTCAGTCGATGGGCTACGAGCGACCCAACTACTTCGATCAGCAGGACAAGCACG ATGAGTTCGGGTTGCCGCGCTTTCGTATTGCCCAAACACGCACCTTTGGCAAGCCGCCGTGGTTCGATCATGTGGCCTCAGAATACCGGGCTTGTAGGGAACGCATTGGCATAGCAGACTACAGCTCCTTCACCAAATACGACTTTTGGTCGAAGGGAAACGAGGTGGTAGACCTACTGCAGTACCTCTGCTCCAACGACGTGGACGTGGCCGTCGGCTCCATCATCCACACGGGCATGCAGAATCCCAATGGGGGCTATGAGAACGACTGCTCCTTGGCACGCCTCTCCGAGCGGCA CTACATGATGATTGCACCCACCATTCAGCAAACGCGCTCCATGTGCTGGATTCGCAAACACATGCCCAATCACCTAAGGGCCAAGGTGAACGTGGCAGATGTGACCTCCATGTACACGGCCATCTGCATCCTAGGACCCTACTCCCGTATCCTGCTGTCAGAGCTCACCGACACCGATCTCACGCCCAAAAGCTTTCCCTTCTTTACCTATAAG GAATTGGATGTGGGATTGGCCGACGGCATCCGAGTGCTAAACATTACCCACACGGGTGAATTGGGCTATGTCCTTTATATTCCCAACGAATACGCCTTGCATGTGTACTCGCGTCTGTATCAGGCGGGCCAAAAGTTCAACATACAGCATGCAG GTTACTACGCCACCCGCGCCTTGCGCATTGAAAAGTTCTATGCCTTTTGGGGACAGGATCTGGACACCTTTACCACGCCGCTGGAGTGCGGACGCAGCTGGCGCGTCAAGTTCAAT AAACCCATCGACTTTATTGGCCGCAATGCGCTGCTGAAACAGCGCGAGGAGGGCGTTAAGCGAATGTATGTGCAGCTCTTGCTGAACGACCACGATCACGAGGTGGACATGTGGTGCTGGGGCGGCGAGCCCATCTATCGCGACGGTGTCTACGTGGGTatgaccaccaccaccggcTATGGGTACACGTTCGAGAAGCAGGTCTGCCTGGGCTTCGTGCGAAACTTCGACGACGAGGGACGGGAGCTGCCGGTGACCAATGAGTACGTGCTGTCCGGCCACTACGAGGTGGAGGTGGCCGGCGTGCGTTTCGAGGCCAAGGTCAATCTACACTCGCCGAATCTGCCCACCAAGTTCCCGGATCGGGAACGCGAGGCCTACCAAGCCACGCGCGACAAGCCGGACCAGGCGGATCTTCTATCGTATGGCGGTTTGACCACGGTCAAAGGCACCGGAATACCAACGGATGGGCACGGACTGTAG